The Actinomyces sp. oral taxon 414 genome has a segment encoding these proteins:
- a CDS encoding cupin domain-containing protein produces MPTTPVTESLFRLGLNESLPISEEATTSRVVVNNDVLRTVVFTFDAGQVLTEHASTKAVVVTLLQGEMDFSIGERTERMRAGDVIYLAPNDRHALTAVTPCRMQLVMVDVDAKD; encoded by the coding sequence ATGCCCACCACTCCCGTGACCGAGTCCCTCTTCCGCCTCGGCCTCAACGAGTCCCTGCCCATCAGCGAGGAGGCCACCACCTCCCGCGTCGTGGTCAACAACGACGTGCTGCGCACCGTCGTCTTCACCTTCGACGCCGGGCAGGTGCTCACCGAGCACGCCTCCACCAAGGCCGTCGTCGTCACCCTCCTTCAGGGCGAGATGGACTTCTCCATCGGCGAGCGCACCGAGCGCATGAGGGCCGGCGACGTCATCTACCTGGCCCCCAATGACCGCCACGCCTTGACCGCGGTGACCCCCTGCCGCATGCAGCTGGTCATGGTGGACGTCGACGCGAAGGACTGA